In one Carassius carassius chromosome 14, fCarCar2.1, whole genome shotgun sequence genomic region, the following are encoded:
- the LOC132157231 gene encoding homeobox protein SIX2, translating to MSMLPTFGFTQEQVACVCEVLQQGGNIERLGRFLWSLPACEHLHKNESVLKAKAVVAFHRGNFRELYKILESHQFSPHNHPKLQQLWLKAHYVEAEKLRGRPLGAVGKYRVRRKFPLPRSIWDGEETSYCFKEKSRSVLREWYTHNPYPSPREKRELAEATGLTTTQVSNWFKNRRQRDRAAEAKERENNENSNTNSHNPLTSSMNGNKTILGSSDDDKTPSGTPDHTSSSPALLLTSNPGLQSLHGLAPPPGPSAIPVPSADSVHHHHSLHDTILNPMSSNLVDLGS from the exons ATGTCTATGCTTCCCACATTCGGCTTTACGCAAGAGCAAGTGGCGTGCGTCTGCGAGGTCCTTCAGCAGGGTGGAAACATTGAACGTCTCGGGCGCTTCTTGTGGTCTCTGCCGGCTTGCGAACATCTCCACAAGAACGAGAGTGTGCTCAAAGCAAAAGCTGTGGTCGCTTTTCATAGGGGAAATTTCAGAGAGCTTTATAAGATTCTGGAGAGCCACCAGTTCTCTCCGCACAACCATCCGAAGCTGCAGCAGCTGTGGCTCAAAGCGCACTATGTCGAGGCTGAGAAGCTCCGGGGCCGCCCTCTTGGGGCTGTTGGGAAGTACCGCGTCCGAAGAAAGTTTCCGCTACCCCGCTCCATTTGGGACGGCGAGGAGACAAGTTACTGCTTTAAAGAAAAGAGCAGGAGCGTGCTGCGGGAATGGTACACCCATAACCCATACCCTTCCCCGCGGGAGAAGAGGGAACTAGCAGAGGCAACGGGGCTAACGACAACACAAGTCAGTAACTGGTTTAAAAACAGACGTCAACGCGACCGAGCAGCGGAGGCCAAGGAAAG GGAGAATAATGAGAACTCGAACACAAACAGTCACAACCCGTTAACGTCTTCCATGAATGGAAATAAGACTATTTTAGGAAGCTCGGACGACGACAAAACGCCGTCTGGTACCCCAGATCACACCTCGTCAAGCCCGGCCTTGCTCCTCACGTCAAACCCCGGGCTTCAGTCCCTCCACGGCCTCGCACCTCCACCCGGTCCCAGCGCCATCCCAGTGCCTAGTGCAGATTCCGTGCATCACCACCACTCATTACACGACACTATACTGAACCCTATGTCATCGAACTTGGTCGACCTCGGCTCTTAA